One window of Syngnathus acus chromosome 16, fSynAcu1.2, whole genome shotgun sequence genomic DNA carries:
- the atp8b2 gene encoding phospholipid-transporting ATPase ID isoform X1 — translation MFTKKNPPEEERKVRANDREYNEKFQYASNCITTSKYNVLTFLPINLFEQFQEVANTYFLFLLILQLIPQISSLSWFTTIVPLALVLSITAVKDATDDYFRHRSDNQVNNRQSQVLIRGSLQNEKWMNVRVGDIIKLENNQFVAADLLLLSSSEPHGLCYIETAELDGETNMKVRQSVSVTSELGDPNNLAQFNGEVICEPPNNKLDRFSGTLYWRDKKYALTNQNMLLRGCVLRNTEACYGFVIFAGPDTKLMQNSGRTKFKRTSIDRLMNTLVLWIFAFLVCMGVILAVGNAVWEREVGTLFQSYLPWDPPVDGFLFSAVLAFWAYVIILNTVVPISLYVSVEVIRLGHSYFINWDQQMFCSQCNTPAEARTTTLSEELGQIEYIFSDKTGTLTQNIMSFKKCSINGHSYGEVADPLGPQPKKLDFTPFNPLADPNFCFYDDTLLECVKVGDSHAQEFFRLLSLCHTVMSEEKSEGELVYKAQSPDERALVTAARNFGFVFRSRTPGTITTTEMGRTVTYTLLAILDFNNARKRMSVIVRNPEGRIRLYCKGADTVLFERLRPCKQDLINMTSDHLNEYATDGLRTLALAYRDLSEEQWEMWSESHQCAEKEEDLLSAAYEQIEQDMTLLGATAIEDKLQEGVPETIALLSLANIKMWVLTGDKQETAVNIGYSCKMLTDDMDEVFIISGQSVQRVKQELRRAREQMITQSQTKDADKKEVAEGCGEAYVTRFRRTQKQTQFPPSSKLIDNISGDFALVINGHSLAHALETDVEEEFITTACACKAVICCRVTPLQKAQVVELVKKHKRAVTLAIGDGANDVSMIKSAHIGVGISGQEGIQAVLASDYSFSQFRFLQRLLLVHGRWSYLRMCRFLCYFFYKNFAFTMVHFWFGFFCGFSAQTVYDQFFITLYNIVYTSLPVLAMGIFDQDVSDQRSLEYPKLYEPGQLNLLFNKREFFICITQGFYTSVVLFFVPYAILADASQSSGEPLADYQTFAVTTATALVIVVSVQISLDTGFWTVFNLVFVWGSLGCYFTIMFAVHSQILFRSFSNHFHFVGSAQSTLLQPVVWLTIALATAICIVPVLAFRFLKLDFKPQLSDTVRYTQLVHQKKRRPAGGSVASTWRTSEGRLGARGGSRRSGYAFAHQEGFGELITSGKNMRLSSLALASFASRHSSSWIDTLLRKKHTHTPPSRSGECTPALSHSSSVLGSSQEAPIEEETIWDSEMIPMTSHEASKDLREIANGIDSSSVENHPTRENKKIYENVESGPLGIE, via the exons atgtttacaaaaaaaaatcctccag AGGAGGAGCGAAAGGTCAGGGCCAACGACCGAGAGTACAATGAAAAGTTCCAGTATGCA AGTAACTGCATCACCACATCCAAGTACAACGTCCTCACGTTCCTCCCCATCAACCTGTTTGAGCAGTTTCAGGAAGTGGCCAACACCTacttcctcttcctgctcATACTGCAG TTGATCCCTCAGATCTCCTCCCTGTCGTGGTTCACCACCATCGTGCCATTAGCGCTGGTGCTGAGCATCACCGCCGTGAAGGACGCGACGGACGACTAC TTTCGCCACAGGAGTGACAACCAAGTGAACAACCGTCAGTCTCAAGTGCTCATCCGTGGATC GCTTCAGaatgaaaaatggatgaacGTCCGAGtgggtgacatcatcaaattgGAGAACAATCAGTTTGTGGCT GCTGACTTGCTGCTGTTGTCCAGCAGCGAACCTCACGGTCTCTGCTACATCGAGACGGCCGAACTGGACGG AGAGACCAACATGAAGGTGCGCCAGTCTGTCTCTGTGACGTCAGAACTCGGGGACCCCAACAACTTGGCTCAGTTTAACG GCGAAGTGATATGCGAGCCCCCCAACAACAAGCTGGATCGTTTTAGCGGGACTTTGTACTGGAGGGACAAGAAATACGCTTTGACCAATCAGAACATGCTCCTTCGAGGGTGTGTCCTCCGCAACACCGAGGCCTGCTACGGCTTCGTCATCTTTGCAG GCCCAGACACCAAGTTGATGCAGAACAGCGGCCGCACTAAGTTCAAGCGTACCAGTATCGACCGTCTGATGAACACTTTGGTCCTCTGG ATTTTTGCTTTCCTAGTGTGTATGGGTGTCATTTTGGCTGTGGGCAACGCCGTGTGGGAGCGAGAGGTGGGAACGTTGTTTCAGAGTTACCTACCTTGGGATCCTCCGGTGGATGGTTTTCTCTTTTCCGCTGTCCTCGCCTTCTGGGCTTATGTTATCATCCTCAACACGGTGGTGCCCATCTCGCTGTATGTCAG TGTGGAGGTGATCAGACTGGGCCACAGCTACTTCATCAATTGGGACCAGCAAATGTTCTGCTCACAGTGCAACACACCAGCCGAGGCGCGGACCACCACGCTGAGTGAGGAGCTGGGCCAG ATTGAGTACATCTTCAGTGACAAGACTGGAACACTCACGCAGAACATCATGAGCTTCAAAAAGTGCTCCATTAATGGACACAGTTATG GGGAGGTAGCAGATCCATTGGGGCCCCAGCCAAAG AAGCTGGATTTCACTCCTTTCAATCCCCTGGCTGACCCAAACTTCTGTTTCTATGATGACACTCTGCTGGAGTGTGTGAAAGTGGGAGATTCCCACGCTCAAGAGTTCTTCCGCCTGCTCTCCCTCTGCCACACCGTTATGAGTGAGGAGAAGAGCGAGG GAGAGCTGGTGTATAAAGCTCAGTCTCCAGATGAGAGGGCTCTAGTGACAGCCGCGAGGAACTTTGGATTTGTGTTTCGCTCACGAACGCCTGggaccatcaccaccaccgaGATGGGGCGAACAGTCACCTATACGCTGCTCGCCATCCTGGACTTTAACAATGCACGCAAGAGGATGTCTGTCATTg tCCGTAACCCCGAGGGCAGGATCCGTCTGTACTGCAAAGGAGCTGACACCGTGTTGTTCGAGAGGCTCCGCCCCTGTAAGCAAGACCTGATCAACATGACCTCAGACCACCTCAAT GAGTACGCTACTGATGGTCTACGGACACTGGCTCTGGCCTACAGGGATCTGTCAGAGGAACAATGGGAGATGTGGTCAGAGAGCCACCAGTGTgctgagaaagaagaagaTTTGCTATCAGCTGCTTATGAACAGATAGAACAGGACATGACG TTGCTGGGTGCTACAGCTATAGAGGACAAACTGCAAGAAGGTGTCCCGGAGACCATCGCTCTGCTCTCCCTGGCCAACATCAAGATGTGGGTCCTAACAGGGGACAAGCAAG AGACGGCTGTCAACATTGGCTACTCGTGTAAGATGCTGACAGATGATATGGATGAAGTTTTTATCATCAGTGGACAAAGCGTCCAGAGAGTGAAACAGGAACTCAG GAGAGCGAGGGAACAGATGATTACGCAATCGCAAACAAAAGATGCTGATAAAAAGGAGGTTGCCGAGGGATGTGGAGAAGCCTACGTCACGAGATTTAGaagaacacaaaaacaaacgcaaTTTCCTCCTTCCTCCAAACTCATCGACAACATCTCGGGAGATTTCGCTCTCGTCATCAACGGCCACAGCCTG GCCCACGCTCTGGAAACCGACGTGGAGGAGGAGTTTATCACGACGGCGTGCGCATGCAAAGCGGTCATTTGCTGCCGTGTTACGCCGCTACAAAAAGCTCAAGTGGTGGAGCTGGTGAAGAAACACAAAAGGGCTGTCACCTTAGCCATAGGGGACGGCGCCAATGACGTGAGCATGATCAAGA GTGCTCATATTGGCGTCGGTATCTCCGGTCAGGAAGGCATCCAGGCCGTACTGGCCAGCGACTACTCCTTCTCCCAGTTCCGCTTCTTACAGCGTCTTCTGCTGGTACACGGACGATGGTCCTACCTCCGCATGTGCCGCTTCCTCTGCTATTTCTTCTACAAGAACTTTGCCTTCACCATGGTGCATTTTTGGTTCGGATTCTTCTGCGGCTTCTCTGCTCAG ACGGTTTATGATCAGTTCTTCATCACGCTCTACAACATCGTCTACACGTCTCTACCTGTCCTCGCGATGGGCATCTTTGACCAG gaTGTGTCTGATCAAAGGAGTCTGGAGTATCCAAAGCTTTATGAGCCTGGCCAACTCAACCTACTCTTCAATAAGAGAGAGTTCTTCATCTGCATCACTCAGGGTTTCTACACATCAGTGGTTCTGTTTTTTGTCCCCTATGCCATCCTAGCCGACGCTTCTCAGAGTAGCGGAGAACCTCTTGCAGACTACCAGACCTTTGCTGTCACCACGGCAACAGCCTTGGTCATTGTGGTGAGTGTACAG aTCTCACTGGACACGGGCTTCTGGACCGTTTTCAaccttgtgtttgtgtggggcTCGTTGGGTTGCTACTTCACCATCATGTTTGCTGTGCACAGTCAGATACTCTTTAGGAGCTTCTCCAATCACTTCCATTTTGTAG GCAGTGCTCAGAGTACACTATTGCAGCCGGTCGTGTGGTTGACTATTGCATTGGCAACGGCAATCTGTATAGTTCCAGTTTTGGCATTCCGCTTCCTCAAGTTGGACTTCAAACCTCAGCTCTCAGACACG GTCCGATACACTCAGCTGGTCCATCAAAAAAAGCGTAGACCAGCAGGTGGTAGCGTGGCATCCACCTGGCGCACCTCCGAGGGCCGCCTGGGCGCAAGAGGCGGTTCCCGAAGGTCCGGTTACGCCTTCGCTCACCAAGAAGGATTCGGAGAGCTGATCACTTCCGGGAAAAACATGCGTCTGTCATCTCTGGCTTTGGCCAGCTTCGCCTCCAGACACAGCTCCAGTTGGATCGACACCCTGCTGAGGAAGAAGCACACTCACACGCCCCCCAGTCGGTCCGGGGAGTGCACTCCGGCGCTCTCGCACTCTTCTTCGGTTCTGGGGTCCTCGCAGGAGGCACCCATCGAGGAAGAAACGATCTGGGACTCTGAGATGATTCCCATGACATCCCATGAAGCCTCGAAGGATCTTCGGGAAATAGCCAACGGCATCGACTCATCCTCTGTTGAAAACCACCCAACTAGAGAGAACAAAAAGATATATGAAAATGTCGAGAGTGGACCGCTGGGAATAGAGTGA
- the aqp10a gene encoding aquaporin-10a encodes MSKHLADMLKRRVFRVTNALLKECMAEFLGTFILLLFGCSAAAQVKTSRETKGQFLSINMSFSVGVMSAMYLTKGITGAHLNPAVTLSFCVLGQVPWKRMLPYWLSQVLGGYVASALVYVVYYDAIMDFSGGILTVYGPNETASIFATYPSEYLTLGRSFLDQVVGTGMLMLCILCLDEKRNTPAPSGLIPVIVAVIVLGISMSMSGNCGAAINPARDLGPRLFTLTAGWGSEVFTCYNYWFWVPLVGPLLGGVSGSLLYLMFIHWHLPDPDPPKDADTPSIASDTSKQLASAPLIGIELKTASF; translated from the exons ATGTCCAAGCACCTTGCCGACATGTTGAAGCGACGCGTCTTCCGGGTGACCAACGCTCTGCTAAAAGAGTGCATGGCCGAGTTTTTGgggacttttattttgttg CTTTTCGGCTGCTCAGCGGCAGCACAGGTGAAGACCAGCAGAGAGACCAAAGGCCAGTTTCTGTCCATCAACATGTCCTTCTCAGTGGGCGTGATGTCGGCCATGTATCTCACCAAAGGCATCACGG GTGCCCACCTAAACCCGGCCGTGACACTCAGTTTCTGTGTACTGGGTCAGGTGCCATGGAAGAGGATGCTGCCATATTGGCTCTCGCAGGTTCTGGGAGGATACGTTGCATCGGCGCTCGTCTACGTGGTCTACTACG aTGCTATCATGGATTTTAGTGGCGGGATATTGACCGTGTATGGACCAAATGAGACGGCGTCCATATTTGCCACCTATCCCTCAGAGTATCTCACCTTGGGCAGAAGTTTTCTAGACCAG GTGGTGGGCACTGGCATGCTCATGTTATGCATCCTATGTCTGGATGAGAAGAGGAACACGCCGGCTCCCAGCGGACTGATTCCCGTCATCGTGGCGGTCATCGTGCTGGGCATTTCCATGTCCATGTCGGGCAACTGCGGGGCGGCCATCAACCCTGCCCGTGATCTGGGACCTCGACTTTTTACTCTGACTGCCGGCTGGGGCTCGGAGGTCTTCAC GTGTTACAACTACTGGTTCTGGGTGCCCCTGGTGGGCCCCCTTCTCGGCGGCGTTTCCGGTTCTTTACTCTATTTAATGTTCATCCACTGGCACCTGCCTGACCCGGATCCCCCCAAAGACGCAGACACGCCCTCCATTGCCAGCGATACAAGCAAGCAGCTTGCTAGCGCGCCACTGATTGGCATCGAGTTAAAGACGGCGTCATTCTGA
- the atp8b2 gene encoding phospholipid-transporting ATPase ID isoform X2, whose amino-acid sequence MFTKKNPPEEERKVRANDREYNEKFQYASNCITTSKYNVLTFLPINLFEQFQEVANTYFLFLLILQLIPQISSLSWFTTIVPLALVLSITAVKDATDDYFRHRSDNQVNNRQSQVLIRGSLQNEKWMNVRVGDIIKLENNQFVAADLLLLSSSEPHGLCYIETAELDGETNMKVRQSVSVTSELGDPNNLAQFNGEVICEPPNNKLDRFSGTLYWRDKKYALTNQNMLLRGCVLRNTEACYGFVIFAGPDTKLMQNSGRTKFKRTSIDRLMNTLVLWIFAFLVCMGVILAVGNAVWEREVGTLFQSYLPWDPPVDGFLFSAVLAFWAYVIILNTVVPISLYVSVEVIRLGHSYFINWDQQMFCSQCNTPAEARTTTLSEELGQIEYIFSDKTGTLTQNIMSFKKCSINGHSYGEVADPLGPQPKKLDFTPFNPLADPNFCFYDDTLLECVKVGDSHAQEFFRLLSLCHTVMSEEKSEGELVYKAQSPDERALVTAARNFGFVFRSRTPGTITTTEMGRTVTYTLLAILDFNNARKRMSVIVRNPEGRIRLYCKGADTVLFERLRPCKQDLINMTSDHLNEYATDGLRTLALAYRDLSEEQWEMWSESHQCAEKEEDLLSAAYEQIEQDMTLLGATAIEDKLQEGVPETIALLSLANIKMWVLTGDKQETAVNIGYSCKMLTDDMDEVFIISGQSVQRVKQELRRAREQMITQSQTKDADKKEVAEGCGEAYVTRFRRTQKQTQFPPSSKLIDNISGDFALVINGHSLAHALETDVEEEFITTACACKAVICCRVTPLQKAQVVELVKKHKRAVTLAIGDGANDVSMIKSAHIGVGISGQEGIQAVLASDYSFSQFRFLQRLLLVHGRWSYLRMCRFLCYFFYKNFAFTMVHFWFGFFCGFSAQTVYDQFFITLYNIVYTSLPVLAMGIFDQDVSDQRSLEYPKLYEPGQLNLLFNKREFFICITQGFYTSVVLFFVPYAILADASQSSGEPLADYQTFAVTTATALVIVISLDTGFWTVFNLVFVWGSLGCYFTIMFAVHSQILFRSFSNHFHFVGSAQSTLLQPVVWLTIALATAICIVPVLAFRFLKLDFKPQLSDTVRYTQLVHQKKRRPAGGSVASTWRTSEGRLGARGGSRRSGYAFAHQEGFGELITSGKNMRLSSLALASFASRHSSSWIDTLLRKKHTHTPPSRSGECTPALSHSSSVLGSSQEAPIEEETIWDSEMIPMTSHEASKDLREIANGIDSSSVENHPTRENKKIYENVESGPLGIE is encoded by the exons atgtttacaaaaaaaaatcctccag AGGAGGAGCGAAAGGTCAGGGCCAACGACCGAGAGTACAATGAAAAGTTCCAGTATGCA AGTAACTGCATCACCACATCCAAGTACAACGTCCTCACGTTCCTCCCCATCAACCTGTTTGAGCAGTTTCAGGAAGTGGCCAACACCTacttcctcttcctgctcATACTGCAG TTGATCCCTCAGATCTCCTCCCTGTCGTGGTTCACCACCATCGTGCCATTAGCGCTGGTGCTGAGCATCACCGCCGTGAAGGACGCGACGGACGACTAC TTTCGCCACAGGAGTGACAACCAAGTGAACAACCGTCAGTCTCAAGTGCTCATCCGTGGATC GCTTCAGaatgaaaaatggatgaacGTCCGAGtgggtgacatcatcaaattgGAGAACAATCAGTTTGTGGCT GCTGACTTGCTGCTGTTGTCCAGCAGCGAACCTCACGGTCTCTGCTACATCGAGACGGCCGAACTGGACGG AGAGACCAACATGAAGGTGCGCCAGTCTGTCTCTGTGACGTCAGAACTCGGGGACCCCAACAACTTGGCTCAGTTTAACG GCGAAGTGATATGCGAGCCCCCCAACAACAAGCTGGATCGTTTTAGCGGGACTTTGTACTGGAGGGACAAGAAATACGCTTTGACCAATCAGAACATGCTCCTTCGAGGGTGTGTCCTCCGCAACACCGAGGCCTGCTACGGCTTCGTCATCTTTGCAG GCCCAGACACCAAGTTGATGCAGAACAGCGGCCGCACTAAGTTCAAGCGTACCAGTATCGACCGTCTGATGAACACTTTGGTCCTCTGG ATTTTTGCTTTCCTAGTGTGTATGGGTGTCATTTTGGCTGTGGGCAACGCCGTGTGGGAGCGAGAGGTGGGAACGTTGTTTCAGAGTTACCTACCTTGGGATCCTCCGGTGGATGGTTTTCTCTTTTCCGCTGTCCTCGCCTTCTGGGCTTATGTTATCATCCTCAACACGGTGGTGCCCATCTCGCTGTATGTCAG TGTGGAGGTGATCAGACTGGGCCACAGCTACTTCATCAATTGGGACCAGCAAATGTTCTGCTCACAGTGCAACACACCAGCCGAGGCGCGGACCACCACGCTGAGTGAGGAGCTGGGCCAG ATTGAGTACATCTTCAGTGACAAGACTGGAACACTCACGCAGAACATCATGAGCTTCAAAAAGTGCTCCATTAATGGACACAGTTATG GGGAGGTAGCAGATCCATTGGGGCCCCAGCCAAAG AAGCTGGATTTCACTCCTTTCAATCCCCTGGCTGACCCAAACTTCTGTTTCTATGATGACACTCTGCTGGAGTGTGTGAAAGTGGGAGATTCCCACGCTCAAGAGTTCTTCCGCCTGCTCTCCCTCTGCCACACCGTTATGAGTGAGGAGAAGAGCGAGG GAGAGCTGGTGTATAAAGCTCAGTCTCCAGATGAGAGGGCTCTAGTGACAGCCGCGAGGAACTTTGGATTTGTGTTTCGCTCACGAACGCCTGggaccatcaccaccaccgaGATGGGGCGAACAGTCACCTATACGCTGCTCGCCATCCTGGACTTTAACAATGCACGCAAGAGGATGTCTGTCATTg tCCGTAACCCCGAGGGCAGGATCCGTCTGTACTGCAAAGGAGCTGACACCGTGTTGTTCGAGAGGCTCCGCCCCTGTAAGCAAGACCTGATCAACATGACCTCAGACCACCTCAAT GAGTACGCTACTGATGGTCTACGGACACTGGCTCTGGCCTACAGGGATCTGTCAGAGGAACAATGGGAGATGTGGTCAGAGAGCCACCAGTGTgctgagaaagaagaagaTTTGCTATCAGCTGCTTATGAACAGATAGAACAGGACATGACG TTGCTGGGTGCTACAGCTATAGAGGACAAACTGCAAGAAGGTGTCCCGGAGACCATCGCTCTGCTCTCCCTGGCCAACATCAAGATGTGGGTCCTAACAGGGGACAAGCAAG AGACGGCTGTCAACATTGGCTACTCGTGTAAGATGCTGACAGATGATATGGATGAAGTTTTTATCATCAGTGGACAAAGCGTCCAGAGAGTGAAACAGGAACTCAG GAGAGCGAGGGAACAGATGATTACGCAATCGCAAACAAAAGATGCTGATAAAAAGGAGGTTGCCGAGGGATGTGGAGAAGCCTACGTCACGAGATTTAGaagaacacaaaaacaaacgcaaTTTCCTCCTTCCTCCAAACTCATCGACAACATCTCGGGAGATTTCGCTCTCGTCATCAACGGCCACAGCCTG GCCCACGCTCTGGAAACCGACGTGGAGGAGGAGTTTATCACGACGGCGTGCGCATGCAAAGCGGTCATTTGCTGCCGTGTTACGCCGCTACAAAAAGCTCAAGTGGTGGAGCTGGTGAAGAAACACAAAAGGGCTGTCACCTTAGCCATAGGGGACGGCGCCAATGACGTGAGCATGATCAAGA GTGCTCATATTGGCGTCGGTATCTCCGGTCAGGAAGGCATCCAGGCCGTACTGGCCAGCGACTACTCCTTCTCCCAGTTCCGCTTCTTACAGCGTCTTCTGCTGGTACACGGACGATGGTCCTACCTCCGCATGTGCCGCTTCCTCTGCTATTTCTTCTACAAGAACTTTGCCTTCACCATGGTGCATTTTTGGTTCGGATTCTTCTGCGGCTTCTCTGCTCAG ACGGTTTATGATCAGTTCTTCATCACGCTCTACAACATCGTCTACACGTCTCTACCTGTCCTCGCGATGGGCATCTTTGACCAG gaTGTGTCTGATCAAAGGAGTCTGGAGTATCCAAAGCTTTATGAGCCTGGCCAACTCAACCTACTCTTCAATAAGAGAGAGTTCTTCATCTGCATCACTCAGGGTTTCTACACATCAGTGGTTCTGTTTTTTGTCCCCTATGCCATCCTAGCCGACGCTTCTCAGAGTAGCGGAGAACCTCTTGCAGACTACCAGACCTTTGCTGTCACCACGGCAACAGCCTTGGTCATTGTG aTCTCACTGGACACGGGCTTCTGGACCGTTTTCAaccttgtgtttgtgtggggcTCGTTGGGTTGCTACTTCACCATCATGTTTGCTGTGCACAGTCAGATACTCTTTAGGAGCTTCTCCAATCACTTCCATTTTGTAG GCAGTGCTCAGAGTACACTATTGCAGCCGGTCGTGTGGTTGACTATTGCATTGGCAACGGCAATCTGTATAGTTCCAGTTTTGGCATTCCGCTTCCTCAAGTTGGACTTCAAACCTCAGCTCTCAGACACG GTCCGATACACTCAGCTGGTCCATCAAAAAAAGCGTAGACCAGCAGGTGGTAGCGTGGCATCCACCTGGCGCACCTCCGAGGGCCGCCTGGGCGCAAGAGGCGGTTCCCGAAGGTCCGGTTACGCCTTCGCTCACCAAGAAGGATTCGGAGAGCTGATCACTTCCGGGAAAAACATGCGTCTGTCATCTCTGGCTTTGGCCAGCTTCGCCTCCAGACACAGCTCCAGTTGGATCGACACCCTGCTGAGGAAGAAGCACACTCACACGCCCCCCAGTCGGTCCGGGGAGTGCACTCCGGCGCTCTCGCACTCTTCTTCGGTTCTGGGGTCCTCGCAGGAGGCACCCATCGAGGAAGAAACGATCTGGGACTCTGAGATGATTCCCATGACATCCCATGAAGCCTCGAAGGATCTTCGGGAAATAGCCAACGGCATCGACTCATCCTCTGTTGAAAACCACCCAACTAGAGAGAACAAAAAGATATATGAAAATGTCGAGAGTGGACCGCTGGGAATAGAGTGA